The Kiritimatiellales bacterium genome segment GTACTCAATGAAATCGAACGGCAAATGAGGGTTGAGACATTCCACAGTATTTTTCCCCGAACAACGGCAGTGAACGGCTTGATTATGCCGGAATGGAGCACTCGTTTAAAAGCGGGAAGCGGACGCATCTGTATTACGCCCATCCGTACAGTGTGTGGAAACACGGAAGTAATGAACATGCGAATCGATTCATCCGGCGGTTTATTCCGAAAGAGAAAAAGTTAGGACGAATCAGCAGAAACATGCTCCAGGAGATCGAAACCTGGATCAATACCTATCCACGAAAACTATTGAATTTTAAAACAGCGGAAGAACGGTTCACTCGGGAAATGGCGGCATGAATCAAAAAGCTTCAACCGGACACTTGCTTTTACAATCTACCCCCTGCACAGAAAAGTTAAAAAAAGCAGATTGGTTTTTGACAAGTGTCCTGCTCTCCCGTACTTTATGCGCTTTCCTTTAAGGGCCGGTAGCTCAGTTGGTAGAGCATGTGACTTTTAATCACAGGGTCCCGGGTTCGAGTCCCGGCCGGCTCACTCAGAATAGACGAATTTCCCCGCTAAATGAGCCCGGTGCCTGAAGATCAGTATCCGGCAGTCCGATGCTGCAGATATAAAAAAGCAGGAAGAGAGCTCCGCTTTATTTATTTTTGCCGGTTTTTTTTATCAACAAAAATAATGACGGGCCGATACGTTTTGGCTTCAGTTTCGTCCATCTGCGCATAGGCGATAATCACCACTTTATCACCGGGATGCCCAAGCCGGGCGGCAGGGCCGTTTAACTCAATAATACCGGAACCGCGTTCGCCGGAAATGGCGTACGTGAT includes the following:
- the panD gene encoding aspartate 1-decarboxylase, which translates into the protein MVLIMLKSKIHMATLTGAELDYEGSIAVDQDLLDAAGILPGEQVHVVNQNNGNRLITYAISGERGSGIIELNGPAARLGHPGDKVVIIAYAQMDETEAKTYRPVIIFVDKKNRQK